In Dunckerocampus dactyliophorus isolate RoL2022-P2 chromosome 14, RoL_Ddac_1.1, whole genome shotgun sequence, one DNA window encodes the following:
- the zdhhc16a gene encoding palmitoyltransferase ZDHHC16A isoform X2: MRWWCPSSLVHLLRCVLLRSCPRRRGCRLPLWFTKRRAYLKLLLQSLLYNSLTDSDVVFDSLFEPMFWTVDYLTRWFGMVFVFLVVLLTSSILVIAYVVLLPLVLNTYSPPWIAWHLCYGHWNLIMIAFHYYKATKTSPGYPPVEKNDIPFVSVCKKCVTPKPARTHHCGICNRCILKMDHHCPWLNNCVGHFNHRYFFSFCLFMTLGCLYCSISGRNLFMDAYNALETDYLTPAPPYTFKEKMINKSIIYMWVLTSTVAVALGALTTWHALLISRGETSIEKHTNSKEKCRMAKMGQVYKNPFNYGRLHNWKVFFGVEKKSHWVTRVLLPSAHSPLGDGLTWDVFPLKKDQMSV; encoded by the exons ATGCGGTGGTGGTGTCCCAGCTCTCTTGTGCACCTGTTACGATGCGTACTATTGCGCTCATGTCCCAGGAGAAGAGGATGCCGGCTGCCTCTGTGGTTTACTAAAAGGCGGGCCTACTTGAAACTGCTGCTGCAGTCTCTTCTCTATAACTCCCTCACAGACTCAGATGTGGTTTTTGATTCACTGTTTGAACCGATGTTTTGGACAGTGGACTACTTGACGCGCTGGTTTGGCATG GTGTTTGTTTTCCTGGTGGTACTACTGACCAGCTCGATCCTAGTGATAGCCTATGTGGTCCTCCTGCCCCTCGTTCTCAACACATATTCCCCGCCCTGGATCGCTTGGCACCTGTGTTACGGACACTGGAACCTAATCATGATTGCTTTTCATTACTACAAAGCCACCAAGACCTCCCCGGGATACCCCCCTGTT gaaaaaaatgacataccTTTTGTGTCAGtctgcaaaaaatgtgttaCTCCCAAACCAGCTAGAACACATCACTGTGGTATCTGCAACAG GTGCATCCTAAAAATGGACCATCACTGTC CCTGGTTGAATAACTGTGTAGGACATTTTAACCACCGTtacttcttctccttctgccTTTTCATGACCTTAGGCTGTTTGTACTGCAGCATCAGTGGCAGAAACCTCTTCATGGATGCCTATAATGCCCTGGAG ACGGACTATTTGACACCTGCGCCTCCTTACACTTTTAAGGAAAAGATGATAAATAAGAGCATCATCTACATGTGGGTGCTCACCAG CACAGTGGCAGTGGCCCTGGGAGCTCTGACCACTTGGCATGCACTTCTCATATCCAGAGGTGAAACCAGCATAGAAAAACACACCAACTCCAAAGAAAAGTGTCGAATGGCAAAAATGGGACAG GTGTACAAAAACCCATTCAACTATGGCAGGCTGCACAACTGGAAAGTCTTCTTTGGCGTGGAGAAGAAAAG TCACTGGGTAACGCGTGTCCTGCTCCCCTCTGCTCACTCCCCACTTGGCGATGGCTTGACATGGGATGTCTTCCCCTTAAAGAAGGACCAAATGTCAGTATGA
- the zdhhc16a gene encoding palmitoyltransferase ZDHHC16A isoform X1, whose translation MRWWCPSSLVHLLRCVLLRSCPRRRGCRLPLWFTKRRAYLKLLLQSLLYNSLTDSDVVFDSLFEPMFWTVDYLTRWFGMVFVFLVVLLTSSILVIAYVVLLPLVLNTYSPPWIAWHLCYGHWNLIMIAFHYYKATKTSPGYPPVEKNDIPFVSVCKKCVTPKPARTHHCGICNRCILKMDHHCPWLNNCVGHFNHRYFFSFCLFMTLGCLYCSISGRNLFMDAYNALEHFKHLEMEKPGIPVTGMGPLIGLLPTGQTDYLTPAPPYTFKEKMINKSIIYMWVLTSTVAVALGALTTWHALLISRGETSIEKHTNSKEKCRMAKMGQVYKNPFNYGRLHNWKVFFGVEKKSHWVTRVLLPSAHSPLGDGLTWDVFPLKKDQMSV comes from the exons ATGCGGTGGTGGTGTCCCAGCTCTCTTGTGCACCTGTTACGATGCGTACTATTGCGCTCATGTCCCAGGAGAAGAGGATGCCGGCTGCCTCTGTGGTTTACTAAAAGGCGGGCCTACTTGAAACTGCTGCTGCAGTCTCTTCTCTATAACTCCCTCACAGACTCAGATGTGGTTTTTGATTCACTGTTTGAACCGATGTTTTGGACAGTGGACTACTTGACGCGCTGGTTTGGCATG GTGTTTGTTTTCCTGGTGGTACTACTGACCAGCTCGATCCTAGTGATAGCCTATGTGGTCCTCCTGCCCCTCGTTCTCAACACATATTCCCCGCCCTGGATCGCTTGGCACCTGTGTTACGGACACTGGAACCTAATCATGATTGCTTTTCATTACTACAAAGCCACCAAGACCTCCCCGGGATACCCCCCTGTT gaaaaaaatgacataccTTTTGTGTCAGtctgcaaaaaatgtgttaCTCCCAAACCAGCTAGAACACATCACTGTGGTATCTGCAACAG GTGCATCCTAAAAATGGACCATCACTGTC CCTGGTTGAATAACTGTGTAGGACATTTTAACCACCGTtacttcttctccttctgccTTTTCATGACCTTAGGCTGTTTGTACTGCAGCATCAGTGGCAGAAACCTCTTCATGGATGCCTATAATGCCCTGGAG CACTTTAAGCATTTGGAAATGGAAAAACCAGGGATACCTGTAACAGGGATGGGACCTCTTATAGGGCTTCTTCCCACTGGTCAG ACGGACTATTTGACACCTGCGCCTCCTTACACTTTTAAGGAAAAGATGATAAATAAGAGCATCATCTACATGTGGGTGCTCACCAG CACAGTGGCAGTGGCCCTGGGAGCTCTGACCACTTGGCATGCACTTCTCATATCCAGAGGTGAAACCAGCATAGAAAAACACACCAACTCCAAAGAAAAGTGTCGAATGGCAAAAATGGGACAG GTGTACAAAAACCCATTCAACTATGGCAGGCTGCACAACTGGAAAGTCTTCTTTGGCGTGGAGAAGAAAAG TCACTGGGTAACGCGTGTCCTGCTCCCCTCTGCTCACTCCCCACTTGGCGATGGCTTGACATGGGATGTCTTCCCCTTAAAGAAGGACCAAATGTCAGTATGA
- the mettl18 gene encoding histidine protein methyltransferase 1 homolog, with protein MSFCFNFIVDGNPDKGGNTSLINKTEFAAKPSEESGSPAAPLKEAKEHFPPSHPQQLLDDAVYETVSVGALPPLHYLNETVFERTVSEREDAENVLSRTAEQRCDLISGVYEGGLKVWECTYDLLEVIDREGETFGEKTVLDLGCGAGLLGILSLKRGARQVHFQDYNSTVIEQLTVSNVILNCHDDDTDDGKDCKLKKTKDGTLLPKRRALDAASQHLLLSRCKFFSGDWRTFLTLASNQETPLKYDIIMTSETIYNTAYYPALHDTLHKLLAAHGVVYLATKSHYFGVGGGLHLFETFVAQRGIFSLDHLWDGEDGLQRHVVVLRFKKESESH; from the exons ATGtcgttttgttttaatttcatCGTCGATGGAAACCCGGACAAGGGCGGAAATACGTCGCTCATCAACAAGACTGAATTTGCTGCAAAACCT TCGGAGGAAAGTGGCAGCCCAGCAGCGCCACTGAAAGAAGCCAAAGAGCACTTCCCACCCTCTCACCCCCAGCAGCTTCTCGATGACGCCGTCTATGAAACCGTTTCCGTCGGCGCTCTCCCTCCGCTTCACTACCTCAATGAAACTGTTTTCGAGAGGACCGTCTCAGAGAGGGAGGACGCAGAGAACGTTCTGTCCCGCACGGCCGAGCAGAGGTGTGACCTCATCTCTGGGGTGTACGAGGGAGGGCTGAAGGTCTGGGAGTGCACGTATGACCTTCTGGAGGTGATCGACAGGGAAGGGGAGACATTCGGCGAGAAGACGGTCTTGGATTTGGGCTGTGGGGCCGGGCTCTTGGGGATATTGTCTTTGAAAAGAGGAGCCAGGCAAGTCCACTTCCAGGACTACAACAGTACAGTCATTGAGCAGCTCACTGTGTCTAATGTCATTCTAAACTGCCACGATGATGACACTGATGACGGAAAAGACTGCAAACTAAAGAAGACAAAAGATGGCACCCTACTCCCTAAAAGAAGAGCTTTAGACGCCGCTTCCCAGCACCTGTTACTATCCAGGTGTAAATTTTTCTCTGGTGACTGGCGCACATTTCTTACTTTGGCCTCAAATCAGGAGACCCCATTGAAATACGACATTATAATGACCTCAGAGACCATATACAACACTGCTTATTACCCTGCGCTTCACGACACCCTCCACAAACTGCTGGCAGCGCACGGAGTGGTCTACCTGGCCACCAAGTCCCACTACTTTGGAGTGGGAGGCGGCCTGCACCTGTTTGAGACTTTTGTGGCGCAAAGGGGGATTTTCTCTCTGGATCACCTGTGGGATGGCGAAGATGGACTTCAAAGACATGTTGTAGTCCTGCGTTTTAAAAAAGAATCAGAATCACACTAG